A window of Pedobacter lusitanus contains these coding sequences:
- a CDS encoding TonB-dependent receptor, which yields MKKKRFVALIKTAMRISMTQIFLGILFTCASFAKNVKGQEILNKEISININQGQIKQILAEIQQLTSVNFVYSSTVIKAQRKVSVNAVNKRLGQILDETLNPLNIYYKVEDNQILLYEKENTGLLSANQNLITVKGKVSSDKGESLPGVSVNIKGTKIGTTTDSNGSYAITAPGPDVTLVFSYIGFTAKEIPLNGRTVLNVQLIEELTSLGEVVVVGYGTQRKKDLTSAVAVVNVGEMIKQPTSSVNNLLQGQASGVTVLGSGQPGEEPQVRIRGVNTFGNNNPLYVVDGVPTQSIADLNPNDIETMQVLKDAGSASIYGSRAANGVIVITTKKGKGKVTVTYDAYYGTQRPKGGNVWNVLTPQEMADLKHMAMTNSGATDFADSLYGSGPTYVLPDYILPAGAKEGDPRTNPSLYKLKPFYTSDNEYHSFYRISRANKQGTDWYHEIFRPASITSQNVAITGGSDQGNYLFSANYFNQQGTLINTYLKRYTIRSNSQYNISKRIRVGENLAYSITNNPKIAGLSGDNAIGHAFREQPIVPVRDIMGNYAGSYGGNLGDAYNPVAMQERTRDNKSQQNRLFGNIFAEADLTDFLTLRSQFGGENYSGATRAFVYPTYENAENSTLNSYTESALDGYNYSWTNTLSFNKTIDKHRIKAVVGTEFFKDYTHVSTGTNQGYFSFDPNYTNLSTGSGPMKTTSARTSNTLFSLIGRVDYSYNDKYLLGVTIRRDGSSKFLEHVYGWFPAVSAGWRVSQESFLKDVKWITDLKIRGGYGIMGNQLNVSGGNSFTTFGSAVGTSYYAIGGGNNIVSGFYQNQTGNPGAKWEKNINSNFGFDATLFGGHIDISADYYRKNIRDLLYNPEMIGTAGAAKVPFVNIAQMKNNGFDISVSGNTQISSTVKLNATATITTYHNEIQKISGGSDYYDVDSRRFDGSNIIRNAVGHPISQFFGYKVDGFWNSQQEVDAANQKAQAATGNPGDVYQTDIGVGRFKYADTNGDGRITADDRTFLGNANPNYSYGLNLGVTYKNWDFSAFFYGVQGNSIWNQVKWWTDFNPSFGGAKSKTALYDSWTPQNHNAKAPIQETANSFGTNAVPNSYFVENGSYLRLKNAQIGYSFNSVKLQKIGINKLRVYLSGANLFTITKYSGVDPEIGTSSETGQQTAYGVDDGSYPSQRTFLLGLNLSF from the coding sequence ATGAAAAAAAAGCGATTTGTTGCTTTAATCAAAACAGCAATGCGGATATCCATGACACAAATTTTTCTTGGTATTTTATTCACCTGTGCTTCATTCGCCAAGAATGTCAAAGGGCAGGAGATATTGAACAAAGAAATCTCTATTAATATCAATCAGGGCCAGATTAAACAGATTCTGGCCGAGATACAGCAATTGACCAGCGTCAATTTCGTATACAGTTCAACGGTGATCAAAGCCCAGCGCAAGGTTTCTGTAAATGCAGTAAACAAACGTTTGGGTCAGATCCTGGATGAAACTTTAAATCCATTGAATATTTATTATAAAGTAGAGGATAACCAGATTCTGCTTTATGAAAAAGAAAATACAGGACTTTTATCAGCTAATCAGAATCTCATAACTGTCAAAGGGAAAGTTTCTTCTGATAAGGGAGAAAGCCTGCCTGGTGTAAGTGTAAATATTAAAGGCACCAAAATTGGTACCACAACAGATTCCAATGGTAGTTATGCAATTACTGCTCCCGGACCGGATGTTACACTGGTGTTCTCTTATATTGGTTTTACAGCTAAAGAAATTCCGCTCAACGGGCGTACAGTTTTAAATGTTCAGCTTATCGAAGAACTTACTTCTTTAGGAGAAGTAGTCGTGGTAGGTTATGGTACGCAAAGAAAAAAAGATCTGACCAGTGCTGTAGCTGTAGTCAATGTTGGAGAAATGATCAAACAGCCAACCTCATCTGTGAATAATCTGTTACAGGGACAGGCTTCAGGTGTTACTGTACTGGGTTCGGGACAACCCGGTGAAGAGCCTCAGGTAAGAATCAGGGGTGTCAATACCTTTGGAAACAATAATCCTTTATATGTAGTCGATGGTGTACCTACACAGAGCATTGCTGATCTTAATCCTAATGATATAGAGACCATGCAGGTACTGAAAGATGCCGGATCGGCTTCAATCTACGGGTCAAGAGCTGCTAACGGAGTAATTGTCATCACCACTAAAAAAGGAAAAGGTAAAGTAACGGTAACCTATGATGCTTATTACGGAACACAACGTCCTAAAGGAGGAAATGTATGGAATGTACTGACTCCTCAGGAAATGGCAGATCTCAAGCACATGGCCATGACCAATTCCGGAGCCACTGACTTTGCAGATTCTTTGTATGGCAGCGGCCCTACTTACGTTTTGCCGGATTATATCTTGCCTGCAGGGGCTAAAGAAGGTGATCCGAGAACAAATCCTTCACTCTATAAACTAAAACCATTTTATACTTCTGATAATGAATACCACAGTTTTTACCGGATTTCCAGAGCCAATAAGCAGGGAACCGACTGGTATCATGAAATATTCAGGCCCGCTTCGATAACCAGTCAGAATGTAGCCATAACAGGCGGATCTGACCAGGGGAATTATTTGTTTTCAGCTAATTATTTCAACCAGCAGGGGACACTGATCAATACGTATCTGAAAAGGTATACAATCCGTTCAAATAGCCAGTATAATATAAGCAAACGAATCAGAGTTGGAGAAAATCTGGCCTATTCCATTACCAATAATCCAAAAATTGCAGGATTGAGTGGTGATAATGCAATCGGACATGCGTTCAGAGAACAGCCTATTGTACCGGTAAGAGATATTATGGGAAACTACGCCGGCTCTTATGGTGGTAATCTTGGGGACGCTTATAATCCTGTGGCTATGCAGGAAAGAACCAGAGATAATAAATCACAACAAAACAGGCTCTTTGGTAATATCTTTGCAGAAGCCGATTTAACTGATTTTCTGACTTTAAGATCTCAGTTTGGTGGAGAGAACTATTCTGGTGCTACCCGTGCATTTGTATACCCTACCTATGAGAACGCAGAAAACTCAACCCTCAATTCTTATACAGAATCCGCCCTGGACGGCTACAATTATAGCTGGACCAATACACTATCTTTCAATAAAACAATTGATAAACACCGTATCAAAGCTGTAGTCGGGACAGAGTTTTTCAAAGACTACACCCATGTTTCTACCGGCACCAATCAGGGGTATTTTTCTTTTGATCCGAATTACACCAATTTGTCAACAGGTAGCGGCCCGATGAAAACTACCAGCGCCAGAACTTCCAATACTTTATTTTCTCTGATCGGAAGAGTGGATTACAGCTATAACGATAAATATCTGCTGGGTGTAACTATCCGCCGGGATGGATCTTCCAAATTTCTGGAGCATGTTTACGGATGGTTTCCTGCTGTAAGTGCGGGATGGAGAGTTTCTCAGGAAAGCTTCCTGAAAGATGTAAAATGGATTACCGATCTGAAAATCAGAGGTGGTTACGGAATCATGGGAAATCAGCTTAATGTAAGCGGCGGTAACTCCTTCACGACTTTTGGAAGTGCTGTAGGTACTTCTTATTATGCCATTGGCGGCGGAAACAATATCGTTTCCGGATTCTATCAGAATCAAACTGGTAATCCAGGTGCCAAATGGGAGAAAAACATCAACTCTAACTTTGGTTTTGATGCGACTTTATTTGGCGGACATATTGATATCTCTGCTGATTATTACCGCAAAAATATCCGGGATCTGTTGTATAATCCTGAAATGATAGGTACTGCGGGTGCTGCAAAAGTTCCTTTTGTGAATATTGCCCAGATGAAAAATAATGGTTTTGATATCTCGGTATCTGGTAATACACAAATAAGCAGTACAGTGAAGCTGAATGCAACTGCTACTATTACTACTTATCATAACGAAATTCAAAAGATTTCAGGGGGTTCAGATTATTACGATGTAGACTCCCGCCGCTTTGACGGAAGTAATATTATCCGTAATGCTGTAGGTCATCCGATCAGTCAGTTCTTTGGCTACAAGGTTGATGGTTTCTGGAACTCTCAGCAGGAAGTAGATGCGGCTAATCAGAAAGCACAGGCTGCAACCGGTAACCCTGGTGATGTTTATCAGACTGATATAGGTGTAGGCCGTTTTAAATATGCAGATACGAATGGTGACGGCCGTATTACTGCTGATGACCGTACATTTCTGGGCAATGCCAATCCAAACTACAGTTATGGTCTGAATCTGGGTGTAACCTATAAAAACTGGGATTTCAGTGCTTTTTTCTATGGCGTTCAGGGCAACTCTATCTGGAACCAGGTAAAATGGTGGACAGACTTTAATCCGTCTTTCGGCGGTGCCAAAAGCAAAACTGCTTTATATGATTCCTGGACTCCGCAAAACCACAATGCCAAAGCTCCTATTCAGGAAACTGCAAACTCCTTTGGTACCAATGCGGTTCCGAATTCTTATTTCGTAGAAAACGGTTCTTACCTGAGATTGAAAAATGCACAGATTGGCTATTCTTTCAATTCAGTAAAACTTCAGAAAATAGGAATCAATAAGTTAAGAGTTTATCTGTCAGGAGCCAATTTGTTTACGATTACCAAATATTCTGGTGTTGACCCGGAAATAGGAACTTCAAGCGAAACAGGACAGCAGACTGCTTATGGTGTAGATGATGGTTCTTACCCTAGTCAGCGTACTTTCTTATTAGGTTTAAACTTATCCTTTTAG
- a CDS encoding RagB/SusD family nutrient uptake outer membrane protein, translating to MKKSTFILLTVMVFTGQLFYSCKKALQQPPLGSVSEELVANKNGVNALLIGSYAALYGMQGNNQSLGGGEAWQGSPSNWVFGSIAGGDASKGSAGSDQPAIDPIANFYSDANNAYYNGKWKALYEGVSRTNNVLKFLAKATDITPEEGKVIAGQARFLRAHFYFEIRKLWNKAPWIDETITDFNQPVSADLWAKITEDFKFSYENLPGTQGEIGRVNKWAAGAYLAKSYLYQRKYAEAKAIFDIVIASGVTSSGKKYDLNPSFEDNFMPSKENNPEEVFTIQMAANADPSGPTSGNNGDMLNFPYGGSPFGCCGFFQPSIDLVNRFRTNETTGLPYLTSYNDYAVKNDMGIGGGAEFTPDQGTLDPRIDWTAGRRGVPYLDWGNYPGAAWIRDQSYGGPYGPKKNIYWQKTAATDADKTTWAPGSAINYLVIRFADVLLLAAECEAQAGSLTVAQQYVNRVRARAANKEGWVYKYKDDSKPMEGFSDVPAANYKISEYPAGDFAGKGQAYALSAIYYERKIELAMEGHRFFDLVRWGIAEKELNAYFDYQGKLTSDVRRGRFTAGRNEYYPIPQRQIDLSIKGNTKVLTQNPGYN from the coding sequence ATGAAGAAATCTACATTTATTTTGTTAACTGTAATGGTCTTTACAGGACAACTATTTTATTCATGTAAAAAGGCATTGCAGCAGCCTCCTCTGGGCTCTGTGTCTGAAGAACTGGTAGCAAATAAAAACGGTGTAAATGCATTGTTGATTGGTTCTTATGCGGCCTTATATGGAATGCAGGGAAATAACCAGAGTTTAGGTGGTGGTGAAGCCTGGCAGGGTTCTCCAAGTAACTGGGTTTTCGGATCCATTGCCGGAGGTGATGCTTCCAAAGGTAGTGCCGGCTCTGATCAGCCAGCTATTGATCCGATTGCAAATTTTTACTCAGATGCGAACAATGCTTACTACAACGGAAAATGGAAAGCGCTATACGAAGGTGTTTCACGGACCAATAATGTATTAAAGTTTTTAGCAAAAGCAACAGATATCACACCTGAAGAAGGTAAAGTAATTGCCGGACAAGCGAGATTTTTAAGAGCACATTTCTATTTTGAAATTAGAAAATTATGGAATAAGGCACCCTGGATTGATGAAACTATAACAGATTTCAACCAACCGGTTAGTGCTGATCTGTGGGCAAAGATTACCGAAGATTTCAAATTTTCCTATGAGAATCTTCCTGGCACACAAGGTGAAATTGGCAGGGTAAATAAATGGGCAGCCGGAGCTTACCTGGCTAAATCTTATTTATACCAGCGCAAATACGCAGAAGCTAAAGCAATATTTGACATCGTAATCGCGTCGGGGGTAACAAGCAGTGGTAAAAAATATGATCTGAACCCTTCATTTGAGGATAATTTCATGCCAAGTAAAGAAAACAATCCTGAAGAAGTATTTACTATACAGATGGCAGCCAACGCAGATCCTTCGGGACCTACAAGCGGGAATAACGGAGACATGCTCAACTTTCCTTATGGTGGCAGCCCGTTTGGCTGCTGCGGATTTTTCCAGCCTTCTATTGATCTGGTCAACCGATTCAGAACCAATGAGACTACCGGCCTTCCTTATCTGACCAGCTACAATGATTACGCAGTTAAAAATGATATGGGAATTGGCGGTGGTGCTGAATTCACACCTGATCAGGGGACACTTGATCCAAGGATAGACTGGACAGCTGGCAGACGCGGAGTTCCTTATCTGGACTGGGGTAATTATCCGGGGGCTGCCTGGATCAGGGATCAGAGCTATGGCGGACCATACGGACCAAAGAAAAATATATACTGGCAGAAAACAGCAGCTACTGATGCCGATAAAACTACCTGGGCACCGGGATCAGCAATCAATTACCTGGTTATCCGTTTTGCCGATGTTTTGTTACTGGCAGCAGAATGTGAAGCGCAGGCCGGAAGTCTGACTGTGGCACAGCAATATGTAAACAGGGTAAGAGCCAGAGCTGCCAATAAAGAGGGCTGGGTCTATAAGTATAAAGATGACAGCAAGCCGATGGAAGGATTTTCTGATGTACCTGCGGCAAACTATAAAATCAGTGAATATCCGGCAGGTGATTTTGCGGGTAAAGGTCAGGCCTATGCACTGAGTGCTATTTACTATGAACGTAAAATAGAACTGGCTATGGAGGGACATCGCTTTTTTGATCTGGTACGCTGGGGTATTGCAGAAAAAGAGCTGAATGCATACTTTGATTATCAGGGAAAACTGACTTCGGATGTAAGAAGAGGAAGATTCACTGCGGGCAGAAACGAGTACTACCCTATTCCGCAGCGCCAGATTGACCTGAGTATTAAAGGCAATACCAAAGTACTAACACAAAATCCCGGATATAATTAA
- a CDS encoding FecR family protein gives MKRQALHSLLEKYLQNKCSEEELIVIEKLYGMLDRDDLEQIYSSELPALEQKLWDRINFETGLETESISSMQQSPRVKKLPRVLWFAAAALAALTLFTGYLFLYHHQNPQYIRFQSQANRLEKKNNGSSPLKIQLEDGSVVILQPKSSLTYPQHFSAKTREVALGGEGYFLISKNPDRPFFVYNKNVITRVVGTSFIIKTNPSTEETQVIVKTGKVMVSRNEDQQLNLKRLFNEEKKVVLTPNQTTIYTKDNDNFKTTLVADPMPIIPAGHQKDLRTKYIFEEAPLTEVLNQLQATYGIGIIIEDQELYNNTFTGDISKQNLYQKLDLLCHTIKAHYEISGTKIIIKTK, from the coding sequence ATGAAAAGACAAGCCCTTCATTCCTTATTAGAGAAATATCTACAGAATAAATGTTCTGAAGAGGAACTGATTGTGATTGAAAAATTGTATGGCATGCTTGACAGAGATGATCTGGAGCAGATCTATTCCAGCGAATTACCTGCTCTTGAACAGAAACTCTGGGACAGGATTAATTTCGAAACCGGCCTTGAAACAGAAAGCATAAGTTCCATGCAACAGTCACCCCGGGTAAAAAAACTGCCCCGGGTTTTATGGTTTGCTGCTGCCGCTCTTGCCGCACTCACTCTTTTCACCGGATATCTGTTTTTATATCATCATCAAAATCCCCAGTATATCAGATTTCAGTCTCAGGCAAACAGGCTGGAAAAGAAAAACAATGGTTCTTCTCCTTTAAAAATCCAACTGGAAGATGGCAGTGTGGTCATACTGCAGCCAAAATCTTCCTTAACTTATCCGCAGCACTTTTCTGCTAAAACACGCGAAGTTGCTTTAGGTGGAGAGGGGTATTTCCTGATCAGCAAAAATCCTGACCGCCCTTTTTTTGTTTACAATAAGAATGTAATTACCCGGGTTGTTGGTACAAGCTTTATCATTAAGACCAACCCATCTACTGAAGAAACGCAGGTCATCGTAAAAACAGGAAAAGTAATGGTTTCCAGAAATGAAGATCAGCAGCTAAATCTTAAACGTCTTTTTAATGAGGAGAAAAAGGTGGTTCTGACGCCAAATCAAACCACAATTTATACTAAAGACAATGATAATTTCAAGACAACTCTGGTAGCAGATCCTATGCCGATTATTCCTGCCGGGCACCAGAAAGATCTCAGGACAAAATACATATTTGAGGAAGCACCATTGACAGAAGTCCTTAATCAATTACAGGCAACTTATGGAATAGGGATCATTATTGAAGACCAGGAATTGTACAACAATACATTCACAGGGGATATTTCCAAACAGAATTTATATCAGAAATTAGACCTGCTATGTCATACGATAAAGGCACATTATGAAATATCAGGCACTAAAATAATTATCAAAACAAAATAA
- a CDS encoding sigma-70 family RNA polymerase sigma factor, whose amino-acid sequence MKYAGLSDNVLVDLLKASDGLAFKEIYTRYWMGIYKAAYVKIYHKELAEELTQNLFVDLWRRRETIVINSLDSYLFGSLKYSIINHYKSQLVKEKYQDHLNVQKQTIASSTDDLVLVNDLSKALHQGIALLPKKTGEIFKLSRIDNRSTKEISQQLNISEKAVEYHITQSIKSMRFHLKEYLFVFLSFVFLHRF is encoded by the coding sequence ATGAAATACGCCGGTCTCTCCGATAATGTGTTGGTAGATTTACTAAAAGCTAGTGATGGTCTGGCTTTTAAGGAAATTTATACCCGTTACTGGATGGGGATTTACAAGGCGGCCTATGTCAAAATATACCATAAGGAACTCGCAGAGGAACTAACCCAGAACTTATTTGTAGATCTGTGGAGACGAAGAGAAACCATCGTCATCAATTCTCTGGATTCGTATTTATTCGGAAGTCTGAAGTATAGTATCATTAATCATTACAAATCCCAGCTCGTTAAAGAAAAATATCAGGATCATCTGAATGTTCAGAAACAAACGATCGCCAGCAGCACTGATGATTTAGTTTTAGTAAATGATCTTTCCAAAGCGCTCCACCAGGGCATCGCTTTGCTGCCAAAAAAAACGGGAGAGATTTTTAAATTAAGCCGTATTGATAACCGTTCAACCAAAGAGATCTCCCAACAGCTCAATATTTCTGAAAAAGCGGTAGAATACCATATAACGCAATCCATAAAGAGTATGCGTTTTCATTTAAAAGAATACCTGTTTGTATTCCTCAGTTTTGTCTTTTTACACCGGTTTTAA
- a CDS encoding acyltransferase family protein → MKPLTERFLSLDVFRGMTLCFMIIVNTPGRGAIPFAMLEHAAWHGFTPTDLVFPSFLFAVGNAMSFSMKRFSQMDNSQVLLKIFKRTFLIFIIGYLMYWFPFFKYDKQGHIIFAVIENTRIMGVLQRIAVCFGVASLMIHYLSGKTVIWMSVFFLIGYWICLLLFGDSGAELTMTGNAGYYLDKLLLGESHLYHGDTLHGKHIAFDPEGILSTIPAIVNVIIGYFAGKFIQEKGKGYESIAKLFLAGSLLVLIAICWNSVFPVNKKLWTSSFVLITCGLDLMIIGTLLYIIEVRQSISWTKFFVIFGKNPLFIYIVADLLLIIIDTLFPHLHFNKWINVNFFQVIAPGPVGSLLFAICFMLVCWMVAYILDKRKIYIRV, encoded by the coding sequence ATGAAACCACTAACCGAGCGTTTTCTTTCACTGGATGTATTCCGTGGCATGACTTTATGTTTCATGATCATTGTAAATACTCCGGGTAGAGGCGCAATCCCATTTGCCATGCTTGAACATGCCGCCTGGCATGGATTTACGCCAACTGATCTCGTTTTCCCTTCTTTTCTTTTTGCGGTAGGGAATGCCATGAGCTTTTCTATGAAAAGATTCAGTCAGATGGATAATTCACAGGTGCTGCTAAAAATTTTCAAACGTACTTTTCTGATTTTCATTATCGGTTACCTGATGTACTGGTTTCCGTTTTTCAAGTATGACAAACAAGGTCATATCATATTTGCAGTCATAGAAAACACCCGTATTATGGGTGTTTTACAAAGAATAGCGGTGTGTTTTGGAGTTGCTTCGCTAATGATCCATTACCTGTCAGGTAAGACTGTCATCTGGATGAGTGTTTTCTTCCTGATAGGTTATTGGATCTGTTTGCTGCTGTTCGGAGATTCGGGTGCTGAATTAACCATGACAGGTAACGCGGGTTATTACCTGGATAAGCTGTTGCTTGGGGAGTCACATTTGTATCATGGTGACACGCTGCATGGCAAGCATATTGCCTTTGATCCGGAGGGCATACTCAGTACGATTCCGGCAATTGTGAATGTGATTATCGGATACTTTGCGGGTAAGTTTATTCAGGAAAAGGGAAAAGGATATGAAAGTATTGCCAAACTGTTTCTTGCAGGAAGTTTACTGGTCTTAATAGCTATCTGCTGGAATTCAGTATTCCCTGTCAATAAAAAACTGTGGACCAGCTCATTTGTACTGATCACCTGCGGACTTGACCTGATGATTATTGGGACACTGTTATATATTATTGAAGTCAGACAGTCAATCAGCTGGACAAAGTTCTTTGTTATTTTCGGGAAAAATCCTTTGTTTATTTACATTGTTGCAGACCTGCTGCTGATTATTATCGATACTCTTTTTCCACATTTACATTTCAACAAGTGGATAAATGTTAATTTCTTCCAGGTCATTGCACCCGGACCGGTAGGCTCACTATTATTCGCAATCTGCTTTATGTTAGTATGTTGGATGGTAGCTTATATACTGGACAAACGTAAAATCTATATCAGAGTCTGA